The following proteins are co-located in the Spirochaetales bacterium genome:
- a CDS encoding nucleotidyltransferase domain-containing protein has protein sequence MTENHKKAIRKLISLNEADPAVVALILCGSCAAGTAKATSDVDLYKVVTEEAFFQVEKEKAYFYGSWDPEEYFGVEIDGKIVGIDFLYDAVVNANEPTRASFLAARALFSHERSIDTLIKKIAVYPELERDKKIRAFYAYVKHYRYTCEGSFKSGNSFHAAHCAMELIFFAARLVLAHNRVLFPCHKSLFDAVARCTDMPDDFIGRSSHLLRHIDYQSVVDYYDTVAGYFSAYDYPDTERIGLILENEWTWHTKKMTISEW, from the coding sequence ATGACGGAAAATCATAAAAAAGCAATCAGGAAACTCATCTCACTCAACGAAGCAGATCCGGCCGTCGTCGCTCTTATTCTCTGCGGTTCCTGCGCCGCCGGAACGGCAAAAGCGACATCCGATGTGGATCTGTACAAAGTGGTTACCGAGGAAGCGTTTTTCCAGGTCGAAAAAGAAAAGGCCTATTTCTACGGCAGCTGGGACCCGGAGGAGTATTTCGGGGTCGAGATCGACGGTAAGATTGTCGGAATTGATTTTCTCTATGACGCGGTCGTCAATGCGAACGAACCCACCCGCGCTTCGTTTCTTGCGGCACGCGCGCTTTTTTCGCATGAAAGAAGCATCGACACCTTGATTAAAAAAATCGCCGTATACCCCGAATTGGAACGCGATAAAAAAATCAGGGCTTTCTATGCGTATGTCAAACATTACCGCTACACCTGCGAGGGGTCTTTTAAAAGCGGCAATAGCTTTCATGCCGCCCACTGTGCCATGGAACTGATTTTTTTCGCCGCCCGTCTCGTGCTCGCCCACAACCGAGTCCTCTTTCCCTGTCACAAATCACTTTTCGATGCGGTCGCCCGTTGTACGGACATGCCCGATGATTTTATCGGTCGATCTTCTCACCTCCTCCGCCATATCGATTATCAATCGGTGGTCGACTATTACGATACGGTGGCCGGCTATTTTTCGGCTTATGATTATCCGGATACCGAACGAATCGGTCTTATTCTGGAAAACGAATGGACATGGCACACAAAAAAAATGACGATAAGCGAATGGTAA
- a CDS encoding class I SAM-dependent methyltransferase, protein MNEKIVINIGSVQKTLLLPLWGRAVESKKENPRLIDRKAVEIIERIDYDFSVIAKNISFISQMAWVARSLHIDNVIRGFIQRNPDGAVVNIGCGLDTTYERMNNDGPFFYDLDLPDVTDLRENFFRDSKKRKTISCSFLETDWFRQIEKKGSVLFVAAGVFYYFSESELKKFLISLADHFVSCEMFFDAASPLGVRTANEKVLKSGGMDAGAMLSWGIKSGKEIESWDDRITLLDEFPMFRGFRKSYPFKIRYGLWLSDVLKIMSMVHLRIGG, encoded by the coding sequence ATGAACGAAAAAATCGTGATCAACATCGGCAGTGTACAAAAGACACTTCTGCTGCCCCTCTGGGGAAGGGCGGTCGAATCGAAAAAGGAGAACCCGAGACTGATCGACAGAAAGGCGGTCGAAATCATCGAGCGTATCGATTATGATTTTTCCGTCATCGCGAAAAATATCAGCTTTATTTCCCAGATGGCGTGGGTCGCACGAAGTCTTCACATCGACAATGTCATTCGCGGCTTTATACAAAGAAATCCCGACGGCGCCGTCGTCAATATCGGATGCGGCCTGGATACGACATACGAACGCATGAACAATGACGGACCGTTCTTTTACGACCTCGATCTTCCCGACGTCACGGACCTGAGGGAGAACTTTTTCCGCGACAGTAAAAAAAGAAAAACGATTTCGTGCTCCTTTCTTGAAACTGACTGGTTCCGGCAGATTGAAAAAAAAGGCAGCGTCCTCTTCGTTGCCGCCGGGGTTTTCTATTATTTCAGCGAAAGCGAATTAAAAAAATTTTTAATATCATTAGCGGATCATTTCGTGAGTTGCGAAATGTTTTTCGACGCCGCATCGCCTTTGGGCGTGCGGACGGCGAACGAGAAAGTACTCAAAAGCGGCGGCATGGATGCGGGCGCGATGCTTAGCTGGGGAATAAAGTCGGGGAAAGAAATCGAAAGCTGGGACGACCGGATCACCCTCCTCGATGAGTTTCCCATGTTCAGGGGTTTTAGAAAAAGCTACCCCTTCAAAATCAGATACGGATTATGGTTGTCCGATGTCCTTAAAATCATGTCGATGGTGCATCTGCGGATCGGGGGGTGA
- a CDS encoding cellulase family glycosylhydrolase → MKRPASPVIVLLIFAILFFSCLHTATDEKPQKPATLQKHHPTMRVLDRFLYTAFNEKVILRGINKMIIWTDRDGIPAFSEIARTGANCVRIVWLTEGAAGELDTAIANCIAEKMIPMIELHDATGAWDKLPECAAYWSSPEIAGVIRKHEEYLLVNIANEVGDASIQKRQFIDDYTKAVLRMREAGIRTPIIIDSSDWGKDIDMLQACGFPLIEADPIHNLVFSVHMWWPSMWGYDERKVQEEIKETVDMHLPLIVGEFGNMWEETDGGQIPFRLIISECEKNEIGWLAWSWGPGNKPQRWLDMTKSGHFSSLSGWGLEVAVTHRYGIKNTSKKPASLGGTVLPGPVPDPAAWRANMESWLAGKIE, encoded by the coding sequence ATGAAACGTCCTGCGTCACCAGTCATTGTGCTTTTAATCTTTGCCATACTTTTTTTCTCCTGCCTCCACACCGCAACGGATGAAAAACCGCAAAAACCGGCCACCCTCCAAAAACACCACCCCACCATGCGGGTTCTGGACAGATTTCTCTACACCGCCTTTAATGAAAAAGTGATCCTGCGCGGGATCAACAAGATGATTATCTGGACGGACAGGGACGGCATCCCCGCGTTCTCCGAAATCGCCAGAACCGGTGCGAATTGCGTCCGTATCGTCTGGCTTACCGAAGGGGCGGCCGGGGAACTCGATACCGCGATCGCCAACTGCATCGCGGAAAAGATGATACCGATGATCGAACTCCACGACGCAACCGGCGCCTGGGACAAACTTCCCGAATGTGCCGCCTACTGGAGTTCTCCGGAAATAGCCGGGGTCATTCGCAAACACGAGGAGTATCTCCTGGTCAATATCGCCAATGAGGTGGGGGACGCTTCAATTCAGAAAAGGCAATTTATCGATGATTACACAAAAGCCGTTCTGCGCATGAGAGAAGCGGGGATTCGTACCCCGATCATCATCGATTCATCTGACTGGGGAAAGGATATCGACATGCTTCAGGCGTGCGGTTTTCCCCTGATCGAGGCAGATCCCATCCACAACCTCGTCTTTTCCGTGCATATGTGGTGGCCGTCAATGTGGGGGTACGACGAACGGAAGGTACAAGAGGAAATAAAGGAAACGGTCGATATGCACCTCCCATTAATAGTCGGCGAGTTCGGCAATATGTGGGAGGAGACCGATGGGGGACAGATCCCGTTCCGCTTGATCATCTCCGAATGCGAGAAAAACGAAATCGGATGGCTTGCATGGTCGTGGGGACCGGGCAACAAGCCCCAGCGGTGGCTCGATATGACAAAATCCGGGCATTTCAGCTCGCTTTCCGGGTGGGGACTGGAGGTGGCGGTGACACATCGATACGGCATCAAAAACACCTCGAAAAAACCCGCATCGCTCGGGGGGACCGTCCTTCCGGGGCCGGTGCCCGATCCGGCGGCATGGCGGGCCAACATGGAATCATGGCTAGCCGGTAAGATCGAATAA
- a CDS encoding dockerin type I repeat-containing protein, giving the protein MVQNRTHWQPLAICLFIFFLSGTIGIYAQSSRGDANGDGDVTIVDALIIARYYVGNTDEIDLDQSDVNCDGAVNIVDALRVAQYYVGLLSGLVCEEPTPGPLPLYVPGEIIVGFLDEVTLEEADELVASFDLEWEQHFPESFSIWLEVDGDPDYYSELLESYSIVAWAELRGYSGGESGKTYIIAHITGTEAEAEALIGSIEALLIVEYVVANKWGLVDVPVGEESEWIAVFSEQPGIKYATLNHIATIDPL; this is encoded by the coding sequence ATGGTACAAAATAGAACTCATTGGCAGCCATTGGCGATTTGCCTGTTTATTTTTTTTCTGTCGGGAACAATCGGGATATACGCCCAGTCATCGAGGGGCGACGCGAACGGCGACGGCGATGTCACAATCGTCGATGCCCTGATCATCGCCCGGTATTATGTGGGAAATACCGATGAGATCGATCTCGACCAATCCGATGTCAATTGCGACGGGGCGGTCAATATCGTCGACGCCCTGCGCGTGGCGCAATATTACGTGGGATTGCTGTCCGGGCTGGTTTGTGAAGAACCGACGCCGGGTCCGCTTCCTCTCTACGTTCCGGGCGAGATTATCGTCGGTTTTCTTGATGAGGTCACCCTCGAAGAAGCGGACGAACTTGTCGCTTCGTTTGACCTCGAGTGGGAGCAACACTTTCCGGAATCCTTTTCGATCTGGCTGGAAGTGGACGGCGATCCCGACTACTACAGCGAACTTCTTGAATCGTATTCGATTGTCGCCTGGGCGGAGTTGCGGGGATATTCCGGCGGTGAGTCCGGCAAGACCTACATTATCGCGCACATTACCGGAACGGAGGCGGAGGCGGAAGCACTTATCGGTTCAATAGAGGCGCTTCTCATCGTCGAGTATGTCGTTGCGAATAAATGGGGCCTTGTCGATGTCCCTGTGGGTGAAGAATCGGAATGGATCGCCGTCTTTTCCGAACAACCCGGAATCAAGTACGCGACGCTGAATCATATAGCGACTATCGATCCGTTGTAA
- a CDS encoding cellulase family glycosylhydrolase, producing MKYNKKKKNGFSRILSILFFCFIPIISLYPAELGDVNESGGIDIVDALLIAQYYVGLYPSNFNQSYADVDCDGDVDIVDALQVARYYVGLIDSFPCGTTPPPTSPPAVTMNFITRSGTRLYDGDREFRFVSVNIPNYFILEDRAATVGNKWHRVTEFEQRDACRTVKRLGGQVFRTYTFSVQGGVNVENNLAHITGQNGNLSYNEELFRDVDRGIAIAAEEGLRMYIPIIDNWEWFGGCGEFAAVAGGGDFWTSQTVKNKFKDFLTWLLDRTNTVNGRKYKDEPAIMAWELGNEIDKANDTWITEMAAHIKSRDPNHLIIDGGHKSIPQVSLSSPDVDIVTTHYTDGEIQNFTQRAASSGKPYIYGEYSTDSSVQNIVDTVISAGSAGCLIWSLRFRTGYGGFYFHQDFSGDSLQYPGFDSNERNIFSILRNGAYRIRGLSVPAEPVPPAPVLLPISSPNDINWQGSAGATHYIVQRSGSAGGNWSTLSSNVTDIGNTNYDGQLVARLPLYSDNTGNGTWYYRVIAVNGAGESEPSNVVSAGN from the coding sequence ATGAAATACAATAAAAAAAAGAAAAACGGTTTTTCGCGTATATTATCGATTCTTTTTTTCTGTTTTATTCCTATAATTTCACTCTATCCGGCGGAGCTTGGGGATGTGAATGAAAGCGGCGGCATCGATATCGTCGATGCGCTTTTAATCGCACAGTATTATGTGGGGCTTTATCCTTCCAATTTCAATCAGTCTTATGCCGATGTGGACTGCGATGGGGACGTCGATATCGTCGACGCCCTTCAGGTCGCCCGGTATTACGTGGGACTGATCGATTCATTTCCGTGCGGGACGACACCGCCCCCAACTTCACCTCCCGCGGTGACCATGAACTTCATTACAAGATCCGGAACCAGACTCTATGACGGCGATCGTGAATTCCGTTTCGTTTCCGTCAATATACCCAATTATTTTATCCTGGAAGACCGCGCCGCGACCGTCGGGAACAAGTGGCACCGGGTGACCGAATTCGAACAGCGCGACGCGTGCCGGACAGTAAAGCGGCTTGGCGGGCAAGTCTTCAGGACATACACCTTTTCCGTCCAGGGAGGGGTAAATGTGGAGAACAACCTTGCCCATATCACCGGGCAGAACGGCAACCTCAGTTACAACGAGGAATTGTTCCGGGATGTCGACCGCGGTATCGCGATCGCGGCGGAAGAGGGGTTGAGGATGTACATCCCCATCATCGACAACTGGGAATGGTTCGGCGGTTGCGGCGAGTTTGCCGCTGTCGCGGGCGGCGGGGATTTCTGGACCTCACAGACGGTCAAAAACAAGTTCAAGGATTTTCTTACATGGCTGCTCGACAGGACAAATACGGTCAACGGGAGGAAATACAAAGACGAACCCGCGATCATGGCCTGGGAGCTGGGAAACGAAATCGACAAGGCTAACGACACCTGGATAACGGAAATGGCGGCCCATATCAAAAGCCGGGATCCCAACCACCTCATCATCGACGGCGGCCACAAATCAATTCCCCAGGTTTCGCTTTCAAGCCCCGATGTCGATATCGTCACCACCCACTATACAGACGGAGAAATCCAGAACTTCACACAGCGCGCGGCGTCGTCCGGCAAGCCGTACATCTACGGAGAGTATTCGACGGACAGTTCGGTTCAGAATATCGTTGATACGGTCATCTCGGCGGGTTCGGCGGGATGTCTTATCTGGTCGCTCCGGTTCAGAACTGGGTACGGGGGGTTCTATTTTCATCAGGATTTTTCGGGGGACTCGCTTCAGTACCCGGGCTTCGATTCGAACGAACGGAATATATTCTCGATCCTGAGAAACGGTGCATACCGGATACGGGGACTGTCGGTCCCGGCTGAACCGGTACCGCCGGCCCCCGTCCTGCTTCCGATTTCGTCACCGAACGATATCAACTGGCAGGGCTCGGCGGGCGCGACCCATTATATCGTCCAGCGGAGCGGTTCTGCGGGCGGAAACTGGTCCACCCTTTCCTCGAATGTCACCGATATCGGCAACACGAATTACGACGGACAACTTGTCGCGAGGCTTCCGCTGTATTCGGATAATACGGGAAACGGCACGTGGTATTACCGCGTTATCGCGGTAAACGGGGCGGGTGAGTCCGAACCCTCGAATGTTGTAAGCGCAGGGAATTAA
- a CDS encoding cellulase family glycosylhydrolase has protein sequence MKYTYKAFLFFVSVIIAGNMPMYAQSGGFVSRNGMQFYCDGRPFYFAGANCYDLFTFGDGSQTTDPDRIENYYMDKERIDAHLQRMANDGVKVLRTWGFSHESWHGFEPQEGSYYEAQFCLFDYIMESAKNHGIRIIIVLENYWEAYGGINTRLQWEGLNSGSHEAKARFFTHSGCKTQYKNYVRYFINRVNHYSDIAYKNDPAIFAWELMNEPRYQDAGENSTGESLRAWVDEMASYIKSLDPNHMVGTGIEGHEAKYHFGGDEGNPFVYIHQSPSIDFTSAHPYTTEPWAITQVTDYYDPEVTRATQMLIRAWADDSHNVVGKPFFLGEWNAHTNEVNRPDFWSAVFQAIESENIAGSAFWWYADRVVDTNFGIMEGDPELSVFRNHSSRMASKTGQTGQTSPPAATSPPASTNPPQTTIGDVNMDGNFNIVDALLVAQYYVGLQPANFNDRAADTNCDGTINIVDALLIAQYYVGLIAGFC, from the coding sequence ATGAAATACACATATAAAGCTTTTCTATTTTTTGTATCCGTTATCATTGCCGGAAATATGCCGATGTACGCCCAGTCGGGAGGGTTTGTTTCCAGGAACGGGATGCAATTTTATTGTGACGGCCGGCCTTTCTATTTTGCCGGCGCGAACTGCTACGATCTCTTTACCTTTGGCGACGGTTCCCAGACCACCGACCCGGACAGAATCGAAAACTACTATATGGACAAGGAGAGAATCGACGCACATTTGCAGCGGATGGCGAATGACGGGGTGAAGGTGCTACGGACATGGGGATTCAGCCATGAAAGCTGGCACGGATTCGAACCGCAGGAGGGATCGTATTACGAGGCGCAATTCTGTCTCTTCGATTATATCATGGAATCGGCAAAGAACCACGGGATTAGGATCATCATCGTGCTGGAAAACTACTGGGAAGCCTACGGCGGCATCAACACGCGGCTTCAGTGGGAGGGACTCAATTCGGGTTCCCATGAAGCGAAGGCCCGCTTTTTCACCCATTCCGGATGCAAGACACAGTACAAGAATTACGTGCGGTATTTCATCAACCGCGTCAATCATTATTCCGATATTGCCTACAAAAACGATCCGGCGATTTTTGCCTGGGAACTGATGAACGAACCCCGTTACCAGGACGCGGGAGAAAACAGTACAGGGGAAAGCCTGCGGGCGTGGGTGGACGAGATGGCTTCGTACATCAAAAGCCTCGATCCGAACCATATGGTGGGTACCGGGATCGAAGGCCACGAGGCGAAATACCACTTCGGCGGCGACGAGGGTAATCCTTTCGTTTACATACATCAGTCCCCCTCGATCGACTTTACGTCGGCACATCCATACACAACAGAACCGTGGGCGATCACCCAGGTAACCGATTATTATGACCCGGAGGTGACAAGGGCGACCCAGATGCTTATCCGCGCGTGGGCGGATGATTCGCATAACGTTGTGGGAAAACCTTTTTTCCTCGGCGAATGGAACGCGCACACGAACGAGGTGAACAGGCCGGATTTCTGGTCCGCCGTTTTTCAAGCCATCGAGAGTGAAAACATCGCGGGAAGCGCCTTCTGGTGGTACGCCGACCGCGTGGTCGACACCAATTTCGGCATCATGGAAGGGGATCCGGAACTCTCCGTGTTCAGAAACCATTCCTCACGTATGGCCTCCAAAACGGGACAGACCGGACAAACCTCACCGCCCGCAGCAACGTCCCCGCCGGCATCGACGAATCCCCCACAGACGACTATAGGGGACGTCAATATGGACGGGAATTTCAATATCGTGGACGCCCTTCTGGTCGCCCAGTATTACGTGGGTCTGCAACCGGCGAACTTCAACGATCGGGCCGCGGACACCAACTGCGATGGAACCATCAATATCGTGGACGCGCTGCTCATTGCCCAATACTACGTGGGGCTTATAGCGGGGTTTTGTTAG